The Nicotiana tomentosiformis chromosome 9, ASM39032v3, whole genome shotgun sequence genome contains the following window.
atagtcgATTTTCAATTCGATTGGGACTGAGACTTTGTTATTATCGTTGTACCAATTAAAATAGCATACAAGAAAATGTAATTATCTATAATAAGTCTAATGTgataatttagaaaataaaataaatggaaTACTTTCACAGAAAAAATTATTGATAgcgtatttttttttatattattattttagtaTAAAAGTTAAATCAAGTTAAGAAGGACAGGCATTAAATCCTTAAAATTAAAGCAAATGCATGTACATAGTAGACAATTAAGAAAATAACCTCTGTTTGGCAATGTTTGTAAAGGTTAGCTTGCATGTATTGTGAGCCAAAAATAGCTGATGTTGGTGGATTTTCCATTCCTTGGTCGAATGTCAAATGACAATCTATGAGTGACTCCATTGAAGTCCTCCTAAAGAACTGCAATGTAACCCCAAAAATTTGGCGAAAAACAAAATCAACAATATTTCATTCATCAATTATAAAGCAAGAAAAGAATATGCATGAAATTTCCCTAGAAAAGATAGACATGTAAAATAATCTTGAATAAGAAGTGTATTTTAAATGTTGTAACAAATTACTCTTTTCACTTTTTTCGATTACTAGTCTCATTGATGGTTATCTATAACTACCTTCTTTTGACATGATAGACTGTAAAACAATAGACATGTAAAATGCCTCTTGAATAAGAAATGTAGTTTAACATGTAAAAAGTTACTGTCTTATTTTTCATATTACTTCCACTTATTGTAGGTTATTTGAAACTATTCTTACGTGATCTAATAGTATAAAAACTTTATACTATAtagaaattaaaaatattattaggtGGATCCGCCCATAAGGAATATTAGATGGCCCGCGATCCTATTATTAATTATTCCTCCGCGTAAGACTCTAGAGCTAtcctatattttattttattttttcaaacccCCGTACGATCTATAGTGTTTTCACACTTCCCTCCAGCGTGACTCGAACTCAGGACCCAACGGTCGTGGGTGGAGTTACTTTGACCATCTGAGCAAGCCTCAATTGTCTAGAGCTATCCTATATAAAAACACCGTTAAGGTATTTACGAAGAGGCTTTCCATCATAATAGAACGGCTAAAGTTCAAAGGAATTTTTTGCATCTAGGAGATTTTTAAGCTGTGAACAAAGGGAATCATTTGCTTCATGAGAATTCCCCACTGCCAGTGACACAAGTGATTGCTGCAAATCCATTTTCGCTAAGAATAAAACACTAAGTCTCCTAAACTAATATTTACATTTTATAATAGTACTACAAGGTTTAAACTCAAAATGAATGCAAAATACCTCTTGAATAAGAAGTGCAGGTGGATCTTTATGATTGGGCATATAAGCAGTAATGAAAACTGCTGCTGAGATTTTCTGAGGGAAAGCTTCCATTGCAAGAGAAATGCAAAGGCCCCCATAACTATGACCCACCAAAATAACCTTTTCATCATGAGGCAAAGAGACCATAAAATCTATCAATGGCTTAACGTAATCTGATATCGAAACAATTTCTTTGAGTTGTTTCATATTAACCCCAGAAGCACCAAGGTCTAAAGAAGAAACTTTGTGATCAGCCTTTTGCAAAAGGTTGACAAGTTTGTACCAGCACCAAGCGCCAAGGCAAAATCCATGAACTAGAACGAAATGCTTCTTCAAAATTTTCTCCATATTGTAACTTCTTAATTGAGGAACGTTTAGTAGTGTCACGGAGAGGAGAAAAAGCTTCTTAAAAGCAAGACAACAAAGACTTAACTAAAGGCGGGACATAATGAAAGAGAAAGATCCATAAAGATAATATTTATATTAgttgaaaatatattttattcTTGATAGAGAACTTTTAATATTATTATAATATTAGAATTATAATTGAGCTGGAGAAGTGAGGATATATATAGCTAGTCACCCAAACTTATAAGACTAAAATATATTCTCTCCGTTTATGTGGCAATATTTTATATTTAGTCTgtttcaaaaaataataataatttgttCGTAATTgttaataatttaactttaaacttttatttttatctgTAATGAGATAATTTATAATCACCAAAATATCTACGGTTTATTTGATATCAtaccataagtttcaaaagttatttgtttttaaaatttcATACCTATTCAAACTTTGACACGTAAAGTAGAAGAAGCAACAAAGGAGGTTATTCAAATGGTCAGTATCCCATTTACAACTTTAGGGTCTTGGGTTCGTcatcaaagaaaataaaaaagagtaGAAAAAGCCGTTATTGTTGTTGGCGAGTATTCTAGGCTCATTAGAAAACACGCCTTTGTGGTCCAAGCCATTTAAAGGAGTAATGGTCCTATACACACGTACTCGGTCACGTATTCATACCAGACAAACGAGAGATAAGGTTGAGAGTCTAATAGACTTCCAACTGCCTCGAATTCTTGGATTAACTAACAAGATTCCTAGCTAGAAAAAGATTTGATTGAAACTAAAAAGAGTTTTTAAATTGtgttagaaaaaatattttttaaagttAAAATTGTGTTTAAACatgtattttatttgaagaaaagttAAAGTTTTATGAGTGAAAGAAAATTTTTTATCCAAAAACTACCCTAAACTAAGTTTTTGAGAACttggaaattattgaaatatttttttttcaaaacatgatcatatttcataaacaaacaatatttttaaattttttcttaaaaaaataaaacaaaaatttatggccaaatagGAGCCTAATCTTCTCCGAAGCAATCTCCTTACTTTTTAATTACTCTATCCTTACGTTAGGCTTAATTTCCATATTATTTTCAATGTTGTATTTGAGTAATTCTGGATACTaggtgtcacaccccttttctacccccaaaTGATAAATGTGTTATGCAttatggatggtgggttaaagagtttctccaattaagtgacaaacttgaatagagattattttatttaaagagtcgccacttggaattgattttttgggtgttccaaatcatcttttgtttgaatccctagtcaaaggaagatttgactcttttattattggtctgcaaaacaatatccgggtaaggaattctgttgatcggggagaaggtgtaaggcattccccgagtcccgtggttctagcacggtcgctttattgactacaacttggcttgaattaattttggataaactgtaatttattggtttccatgttttatctatcgacttttaaaatatggaattatctttgaaacgaatcatatgtatgaatccgttttgtttattgtgccaaaatcatgtcatgcGAACATTTTACACAATCACGACAATaaattaatcgcgcctaaagcatcCTACGAATATTCATGAATGatttttcctaaactaatttgagagCATCAAGTAGattaattacaaaaaaaaaaatggagGCTAGCTTCTAGATTGCCATGCAAATGGGCTAACTCTAAAAATGGATCAACAACATGACATATGGAAATGGGCTTGGCATAATTTCAGCTTATAGGCCCAAAATTTCTTTCCCTTCAAGGTTAAACCCATAATCAATATAAAAAGCCCGAACCTTAAACGTATTCCTAGCAACTTTCTTGCTTCCCAGATATTTGCATTAGAACAAAAACGTCCTTGCATAAGAAATCAAAGCTAATAAACCAATCAGCATTTCAATAAAGAAAATCAAAGGAAACAGTAGTATAGTCTCGTGTAGTCACTAAACAAAACATAtacatgaaaagaaaaaaagaagaaggcaaTAACTCAAAGTAGTAAAACAGAACAAAAGAACAAAATTGGAGATAGATTGAACACTAACCCAAACAACAAAGTAAGGAAACATGATAATTATTAGAACAAAGTAGTAAAAGAATAGAAAGAACAGACCTTTGGTATAAATCAACGAAATTGGAATTACAAGAGGTTAAACAACTCGACGATTCTTGACCGGTGCTTTCGCCGGCGGAGACGGACGGAACCGGCAACTCGAAACCTCAATGGCGACCGCAAACTCCACTTCGACCCCCCTGTTTACATTCAAAGTGGGGCTGTTCGGGGGTGCTTTAATGGCTGTTTCGAGCTGAATTTTGGGTGAGTCTTAGGTGGCTTTTCAAGGTGGTTAATGGTCCGCTTTCAGCTGGATTTTGGGACTGATTTTCGCTGAAGTTTATGGAGTTGTTTTGGGACTGTTTTTGTCCTGTTTTAGGTGCTGATTTTGCTATGTTTTAAGAGTGATTTCAGGTTCGTTTTTTGAGTGCTTTTGGGTAGTTGTGGactgtttttgaagtttttttttATGGCTGTTTTTAGCAGCATTTTTGGCTGTGATTTTCGAGCTGAAATTTCAGCTTTTTATGGCTGAAAACGAGCTGGAGGTGGGTGGCTTTTTCAGCTGCATTTGTGGCTGTTTTGGATGGGTTTTGGTGTGTTTTTGCTGTTGGGTTTTCTGCTGATTTTCTGGTCGGTTTGAGGGCTGTTTTTGCTTTCTCTTTTGAGCCGAAAATAGGGGCTGGTTTTGTGAGTGAGAGATAAAGTGTGGGGGacaaagcatgggggacaagaaaaagtggagtggggacacgtGTGGAGGACAAAGAGTGGTGACACGCGTGGAAAGATGTGAGCGAGAAATATTCAAGCAcattaaaaaattaggtgctcacagcatgcccctctttgcttggaaacattaaaagttttcagacaaagataaagtgagccatgtgactaagttttgaccatatcgttattcaaaagaggaataaaataaaagaaaaaggtgcaaCCGAGTCTTGATTTTGGATAGCTTACATATCCCccggttataagggaatcaggacgcgtgtagttcaaggaaagtgatggaatgatcagttggagagtcgagtgaggttccgtcgaggcttcggtctgtggtcttgctattacatcaaaattgaaagaaactaaacaagcctatcaactatgagttataAGATTCCTGttataagtcttttgaagcttgatcttgaaacTTGACCGGTTGTTCATGCcaactctgatctgaaccttgatgcttgctagctgtaggtgctagttcattcttctacggcttcttttGAGCAAAACGgaaaatgtgaagctcgtaacttcagccGTGTCTTGAGCAGTCGATAttcctttccatctgcttctgcatttggattcacttcttttccttttcttttctttattatggattgagacttcttcttttgttcaGCTCGAACCatatgcctcgaggtaaaacctgctcagacatcacaacaaacaaacgaacaaaatttttcttccccagttttcactagaaaaattttgtgagttattgtaacaaaattctaaactacttctttattgaaagaaataaaagaaaaggaatagtgtaccctgaaaaggtcatgatcccaaaagaatgtctcaactaagtattggtgtaccttatgttgggaaaatatggcaaggtaatgggataccctatattggcaatgatatcagagagtggtgtaccatgcatttaagctcaaatcaactgGGAAATGAAGTATCCTATGTTGGataacacagctagggattggtgtagccTATATCGGTAAGGAGAtcggggattggtgtaccctatactgaaaagaaaatgtaaccaggggttggtgccctgtattactaaaaaggaaatataaccaggggttggtgccctataGTACTaagaaggaaatgtaaccagggattggcgccctgtattactgaaaagcaaatgtaaccaggggttggcgccctgtattactaaaaagaaaatataaccaagggttggcgccctgtattactgaaaaggaaaatgtaaccaggggttggcgccctgtattactgaaaaagaaatgtaaccaggggtttgcGCCCTgtgttactgaaaaggaaatgtaactaggggttggcgccgtgtattactgaaaaaatgATGAATCCCCGGGGAGAAAagggtctacctgggttaaactatgaaaagaaaacctgggcgaatagtacttctactcggaatatgagttgtatccccctaggcgaaaagtttctacccgaGTTAAACTAAtgtaaaacaacatgagcgaagagtacttctacctggaactatgagctggattcccctaggcgaaaaaggttctacctgggttaagctacgtaaaacaacctgagcgaagagtacttctacccggaactatgagctggatccccctaggtgaaaatgttctacctgggttaagctaagtaaaacaacctgagcgaagagtacttctacccggaactatgagctggatccccctaagtgaAAATGTTCAACCTGGGttgagctacgtaaaacaacctgggcgaagagtacttctacccggaactatgaactggatccccctaggagaaaaggttctacctgggttaagctacgaaaagtaaCCCTAGgaaaaaaagtacttctacccggaactatgagctggatccccctaggtgaaaaggttctacatgggttaagctacaaaaaccaatcctgggcgaatagtatttctacccggaaactatgagcttgatccccttaggcgaaaaggttctacttgggttaagctacgaaaaacaa
Protein-coding sequences here:
- the LOC104118443 gene encoding methylesterase 10-like isoform X1, whose amino-acid sequence is MEKILKKHFVLVHGFCLGAWCWYKLVNLLQKADHKVSSLDLGASGVNMKQLKEIVSISDYVKPLIDFMVSLPHDEKVILVGHSYGGLCISLAMEAFPQKISAAVFITAYMPNHKDPPALLIQEFFRRTSMESLIDCHLTFDQGMENPPTSAIFGSQYMQANLYKHCQTEDLELAKMLIRPGKFFTEDMSKEGLLTQEKYGSVRRVYVLCQDDSIMEEEFQIYNIQKSPPNEVKSIAKAGHMVMISQPKKLSLCLQEIADNYH
- the LOC104118443 gene encoding methylesterase 10-like isoform X2, with protein sequence MEKILKKHFVLVHGFCLGAWCWYKLVNLLQKADHKVSSLDLGASGVNMKQLKEIVSISDYVKPLIDFMVSLPHDEKVILVGHSYGGLCISLAMEAFPQKISAAVFITAYMPNHKDPPALLIQEDLELAKMLIRPGKFFTEDMSKEGLLTQEKYGSVRRVYVLCQDDSIMEEEFQIYNIQKSPPNEVKSIAKAGHMVMISQPKKLSLCLQEIADNYH